In a genomic window of Ptiloglossa arizonensis isolate GNS036 chromosome 12, iyPtiAriz1_principal, whole genome shotgun sequence:
- the LOC143153454 gene encoding leucine-rich repeat flightless-interacting protein 2 isoform X4 gives MRELERQQKEAEENADRVYDMCTADVNRTMRVTPDSVRTSRLLTNSNNFQSSRRSSEDSLEDAGLSRDLRLELKEFEEKFRKAMIANAQLDNEKSSYAYQVDLLKDKLEELEETVAQLRRELREKNRESEQLKRINQRLKDELDICHAQLIERDTLIQENGLVIIDDEESENEDNDIENGPRPRRRVLVSTEAAELLQNAGKGSLDVRLRKFASEKKELQDEIRHLRLELEETRNRIRSERSPGSVLGCLSDSEDVQREANKLLADYKFKLQKAEQDMSTLQATVARLESQVIRYKSAAEASEKAEDELKVEKRKLQREVRETQGRVEELETANSHLQRRLDKLKNAKSALLKEL, from the exons CCGATGTCAATAGAACAATGAGAGTAACTCCAGATTCTGTAAGGACATCGCGTCTCCTTACAAATTCTAACAATTTTCAATCCAGTCGCAGATCTTCAGAAGATTCGTTAGAAGATGCTGGCTTAAGCAGAGATCTCAGG TTGGAGTTGAAAGAGTTTGAGGAGAAATTTAGAAAAGCAATGATAGCTAATGCTCAGTTAGACAATGAAAAGTCTTCATATGCCTATCAAGTTGATTTATTGAAAGATAAGTTGGAAGAGTTGGAAGAAACAGTTGCACAACTTCGTAGGGAACTTCGGGAGAAAAATCGGGAGTCCGAACAATTAAAAAGAATCAATCAGAGATTGAAGGATGAATTAGATATATGCCATGCACAATTAATAGAAAGAGATACGCTTATACAA GAAAATGGTTTAGTAATTATTGATGATGAAGAAAGCGAAAATGAAGATAATGATATCGAAAATGGTCCACGTCCAAGACGAAGAGTACTAGTCAGtacagaagcagcagaattattgCAAAATGCTGGAAAGGGTTCGCTAG atGTCCGGCTGAGAAAATTTGCTTCTGAAAAAAAGGAATTGCAAGATGAAATACGACATTTAAGATTGGAACTAGAAGAGACCAGAAATCGTATTAGATCCGAGAGATCGCCCGGTTCAGTATTAG GTTGTTTATCAGACTCCGAAGATGTACAACGAGAAGCAAATAAACTTCTGGCCGATTATAAATTTAAGTTACAAAAAGCAGAGCAAGATATGTCCACATTACAAGCCACAGTAGCTAGGCTAGAAAGTCAAGTAATACGTTACAAATCGGCAGCAGAAGCGTCTGAGAAAGCAGAAGATGAATTGAAAGTTGAAAAGAGAAAACTACAAAGAGAA GTCAGAGAGACTCAAGGTCGCGTAGAAGAGTTAGAGACAGCAAATTCTCATCTGCAAAGGCGATTGGATAAATTGAAAAACGCAAAATCAGCTCTTCTAAAGGAGCTTTGA